ATAAGGATGCAGATTATAACGCAGCCAATAAGCACCATACCAAGAAATAGGGATTGCTGCTATATCATATAAAATAACAGGCAATAGACAGTAGAATTTTCTTAAGAGTAAAATTAGTTTTTTCATCATAAAAACAAAAGGCCTAATCCTTTTTAATACAGAGATAGTACACTATGTTCAACAGCATCGCATTAAAAATTAGTATACCATAGTAAACAATTCATAACGATATGATGAATCTTGATTATCAGTAGATATTGTTTTCGACAATTTATACTTATTTCCGCCTTCAAGCAGCTGTTTCAAACACACATCACTTGGTGTATAAATAACTTGCCCCTGCTTTAATAGTGAAGTCAAAATAACAATGTCTGGTTTTTCTTTTAAAATATCATGACAAAACTGTTCATACATATACGCCTTAGGGTATTTCGTCATAGAAACATTATTCAAACAATAAGAGTCTATAAATTTTAAATTACTTTTATAAGGAACATATCCGGCATCAGCAATAACCACCGTATCGCCTTGCTTGGTATGAGTATTTAGCCATTGTACTACACTACCTCTTAATTTCTCTCCCTCTAGTGGATTGTTCTTAAAATAACGATAATCAGCAAGAGTCATCATGGGGATTAAGAAAAAAGCAATACAAAATGTAACAATGAACAAAGACAGAGTAAAAAACTGATCTCGTTGTTTTAAATACAATAAAAGAATCTCACTGATGCCTTTCCAGGCCAAAGGCAATAACAATACGAAGGCAGGCAAGAACAAGCGATTGTCGAAGGCAACTATAGGATCAGCCCCCATAAGCATGATTAAATAAAGTACGCTAGGTAGGCCTAAAAAATAATAACGAATATCATTTCGTTTTTTAGTCCACGCATAAAGGGCTAATAAGGCAAAAGGCCAGATTAATTTAAGGTAATTAATATCTAATAACATAGAGGTATTAGCAAAGCCTTTACAATAAATCGAATTGGGAAACAAAAAACCATAATAGTGCCAACGCCACAAAAAATAAGGGGCAAAAATTAACAGCAACATAAGTACAAAAAGAAACATCCCCTGCCAATAAGCAGTTTTCTCAGCTTTAGGTCTATCGCAATACAATAAAATAAAAAAAACAGCCATCAACGATGGAGCTTCTGGGCGAGTTAACCCCGCTAACGACAGCAAAAATCCAGCTCCAAGGAATGATAATACTCTAGGTGTACCACGTGTATTAGGAAAAAAATGATATCCCAAGCCGCGAAAAGAAAAATAAACCGTACCGCAAAGCAATGCTTGATATACTGTAGTTTCAAATCCACTGACAGCCCATATTATTTGCCCTTTATAAAATAATAGAGCCATACAAGGAAGCAAAGATTGTCGCCAATCAAACCAAAATCGACTGATCAGGTAAATGAAAAAACAAGTAAAAAAAAGTCCAATTAAACCAGCAACTTTTAAAGAAATTACCGGATCAATATGAAAAAGAATTGATATAGTCCCTAGTACTACAAAACTAAAGTTGGAATACCCCTCTACTGGCGGCGAATTAATGTTCCATAATAAGCCATCTCCCGCAGCCCAGTTTTTGGCATAGCGCAAAGAGATAAACATATCATCTATAGTGAATGGCCAAATTGCCTGTATTTGCAGAACAAACAAGTAGGAAAAAATAAGAATAAATAGACTATCAAACCAACGTACCCTTCCCTTCATTGCGTGATAGCCATGCAGGTTAAAATAACAAAGCACCACAGATTAAGTCTTGATAATCTATCGCTTAAAAAAACATTAACTGGGTCATCATTATCTACTTCTTGAGTTGACAGCCAAGAAAAACGCCATAAGGCAAAAGCGGCAAAAGGCAAAGTTAACATAAAATAAAAAGCCTCATCACGGGCGTAGATCGTATACAACAAATACGTAAAAAAACAAGCAGCCCCAGTACCATTAATAAGCTGCTGTAAATGTATTGGATTATATTTTTTTAAAACCTTACGTGTAGAATGTTTTAATCCCAATTGCAGTTCCAAGCGTCGCTTGTTTAATGCAATAAATAAACTCAATAAAGTTGCCGCGACGGTTAGCCAAATAGAAATGGGTAGTCCTATCCCTATGGTACCAGCTAAGACCCGCAACATAAAACCTGCAGCAATACAGACAACATCCAAAATAGGAATTAACTTTAATACATGGTTGTAGGCTAAATTAATAACTAAGTAAACAGTAAGGATAATCGCCAGAGTTTTTGATATTAACCAACCCAAAACTAAACCCGTAATCAACAGCAAGAATAACATAAAGATTGCTTCTGAAACGGTAATGCTGTCATTGGCTAAAGGCCTACGACATTTATGAGGGTGTAAACTGTCCTCAGTACGGTCCTGTATGTCATTATAGACATATACAGCACTAGCAATGAGGCAAAAAGATAAGGACGCAAGTAAAGCAGGAACAAAGTAGCCAGTCGCGGGGGCATAAAAAAAACCGAGCATTACAAATGCAGCTTTAGTCCAATGAGATATTCGCAGTAATAAAAAAAAATGGCTCAGTTTTTCCATGCAACCTACCTTTATAATGTTATTTGCTAGTTCAAACATATGAAATCTTCCAAAACCTATAAAACATATAACTCAATGCGACTCATCTCTTTTTGGCAACAACTCAAGCCACTACCTGTCGCGGCACTCAAGACGCCTGAATATATCATTACAAATTAGCATAATCATGAAAAAAATCATCATTTCAATACCTTAATTATCAAATAAAAAATAAAGAGGTAAGAGATTGCAACATTTTAGTAAAAAATAATCAAATAACGTTGCAATTAAACAATTAAGAAGTAAGATTAATAGACACATGGATATCACATTCGGCAATAGAAGTTATTTTTCGTTTAGTGAACACCAAAATGATTCGTAATGGGGGGAGTCATTTCTAACGAATATTAACTATGACGAAATGTGGGTGGACTACTCTCAACGGATATGAGGTTATTATGCGCTATATTTTTCCAATAGATGCTCCAGATAAAATCAGTATATTACGTCAGCAATTTCAGAAATTAAAAAATATTAATATCGATGATGAACCCTCCATGATAAGGATGCCTACCATGTTTGGGGGGATCGATGTCAAAGCGAGAAAAAGACAAATTGTATTCCTAGAAAAAATACATACTATTCTTAGCCCTAATCTGAAAAGATTAGATGAAATTACCAGCCCAGAACAATTACCCGCTGCGATTACCGCATGGAGAGTTTATCTTACAGCATGTTGGTATGTTCAATCGCAAAACTCGAGCGGCAGTGAATTTAATCTATTGATTAATCATGACTTAGGAATCACCGCAGAGAATTTCGCAGATGAAGAGGATAAAGATAATTTCTATGCAACAGCCAATCGGTTTGTCAATGCTAAAGATGCATTAGATGATGCCAACGTCGCTCTGATTCAAGCAAAACAAAGACCTTTCACCGAACAAGAATGGGGCGAGTTTACTGAGTTTATTGCTAAATTCCATGTAAAAAAAGAATCAACTAATATGTACACCAATTACCCTATCACCTCTATTACCCAACCCTTATTTAGTGCAACCTTCACTTATACAGGGGCAACTGTCGGATTATTAAGCGGCGATGTCATTAGCAAATCGACTAAGGCTATGTCTGCAAAGTATCAACTTACAGCATTGATAGGCGGTAGCTTGCTGATGTTTGGTCCTGCTGGACCAACAGGTGTTGCTTTATTTGCTCCGGTTATAGCCAGTAAATTAATTACAGCTTTTTGTAGTATCACTTTAGCTCACGTCCTTGGCACCACTATGGGAATGCTAGGTTATGGAGTAGGTACCGTAGTCGGTTTCCCACTGGATTTGGCATACCACCTACTGTGGAAAGTATGCAATTTAATAAATAATTACTGTCATACCATGCCCAAACAACCGGCGATCACCGGTATGCGTCTTTCTGATGGTATGACGATAATAGGCGGTGTAGCCGTGGGTATCACCTCTGAAGAGGAGCTAGCGCAATATGATAAAAAGCAAATTATAGAGCTAAGAGAAGACGGCTCTATGTATTTAGGGGGCAAGCCCATTATTACTTCAGAAAATGGGCTCCAACTCCCTGTGGAAGTAGTTGATCAATTAAAAGAGCATTTAAAAATCTATGCGATAGAATTGTTGAAAACTCAGGCTGCAGGTAAAGAACTTGAGTCAACAACATCACAAGCTACAACCAATATGCCACAAGAAGAAACCACAACGTGCACTATGTGATAGCGACGTAATAAGCCAGCTCTAAAATTATAATTTTAGAGCTGGCTCCACAATACCATTGAATACACTCCCACTAAGCCCTTTCTTTAGCTCAGCAAGCGACATCAGCTCCCCAATAATTTTATTAATTATCGGAGAAAAGAACCATACTGCATCACAACTTGCTCTTCGCCCAAAAGATTAGACAAAAGAGAAATTAACTCATCTGATGGTGTAACATGCCATTGCTGCGGTAGACTGAGGTGCACTCGTGCGGATTCATTAGTATACGATAGCTGAACAATGCAGCGACCTGGGTGAGCTTTTAATAAGGCTTGCATGGAGGTTAAGATTGATTGACTGTTGTGTGTTAAACGTAATTCTAAGCAACGTGCAAATTTAGTACGGGCGCTGGAAATATTGTAAAGTTGACTAGCGGTCATTTTCACTCCACCACTATAATCATCGTGAGCGACTTCCCCTTCTATAACAAGCATGTCTCCTGAAGCTAAAGGGTCGGTAAACTGCTCAAACACCTCTCCAAAAACAACAACATCTAATCGTGCAGTTGAGTCATCCATACCAATAATCACCAACTTCTTACCCCGTTTGGTAATAATCTTTCGAATACTAGCAACCTGAGCACAAATATTTGCTTTTTTATGGTTCGATGGATTCAGTTGTCCTAATGGAATAATAAAATCGCTAAACTCACGGCGGTAGTGGTCTGCAGGATGTCCTGTAAGGTAAAAACCTAATACCTCTCGCTCTCCTTCTAACCGCTGCGCTTCAGACCAGGGTTTGCATGGGACATACTTTTGCTCACTGGCGTTATCTTCTAAAAGGGAAAACAAGTCAAACTGTCCACTTGACTGATTTTGATGCTCTTTTTCTGCAACTTTTAACGCTTTCTCTAACGAAGCAGTAAATACGGATCGCTCTTCTTTCCAATCATCAAAAGCGCCACTTTTGATTAACGCTTCAAGTACTCTTCGATTGACCTTGCGCAAATCAAGTCTTTGGCAAAAACTGAATAAATCATCATAAGCACCATTTTGTATTCGTTCTTCTATAATGCAATCAATAGCTGACTCCCCTGCTCCTTTAATAGCACCAAGTCCATAAACAATAGTGCCTTTATCATTAACGGTGAAGGGATAAAATGAGTGATTAATAGACGGCGGAAGAATGTCTAACTTCATATGAGCACACTCATCAATAAAGGTTACTACTTTATCGGTGTTATCCATATCAGACGACATAACGGCAGCCATAAATGCTGCTGGATAATGGGCTTTTAACCAAGCAGTTTGGTAAGCAACTAAAGCGTATGCAGCGGAGTGCGATTTATTAAATCCATAACCCGCGAATTTTTCCATCAAATCAAAGATATGCGTTGCAACTTTCTCATCCACGCCTCTTTCAGTTGCCCCGGTGGTAAAAATTTCACGTTGCTTAGCCATTTCCTCGGGCTTTTTCTTACCCATAGCTCGTCGCAATAAGTCAGCGGCGCCTAAAGTGTAATTAGCTAATACCTGAGCAATTTGCATCACTTGCTCTTGATACAAAATAACCCCATAAGTGGGTTTCAAAATGGGTTCCAAATCAGGATGTGGATAATCGACTGCAGCCCTACCATGCTTACGGTCAATAAAATCATCCACCATACCAGACTGTAGTGGACCGGGTCTAAACAGAGCAACAAGAGCGATAATATCCTCGAAGCAGTCCGGTTGTAACCTACCAATCAGCTCTTTCATCCCACGGGACTCAAGCTGAAACACTGCTGTTGTTTTACACGCTTTCAATAGATCAAATGTTGCCGAGTCATCGGTAGGTATTTGACTAATATCGACAAGGTCTAAACCTGCCTTTTCACGTTGTTTATTTACTATAGCTAATGCCCAGTCAATAATAGTGAGTGTTCTGAGTCCCAAAAAGTCAAATTTGACCAAGCCAGCAGCTTCGACGTCGTCTTTATCAAACTGACTTACTATTTGTGAAGAACCTTCTTCACAATAAATAGCAGTAAAATCGGTAAGTCTTGACGGAGCAATAACGACTCCCCCGGCATGTTTTCCTGCATTACGCGTTATGCCTTCAAGTTTTAATGCCAAATCAATTAACTCTCGGACATCATCTTCCTCATCATAACGTCTACGAAGCTCTGGCTCCTGCTCCATCGCTTTACTTAGAGTTATTCCTATTTCAAAAGGAATTAATTTAGCCAGTTTATCGACAAAGCCGTAAGGATGGCCAAAAACTCGACCAACATCACGCACCACCGCTTTGGCCGCCATAGTACCAAAAGTGATAATTTGCGATACACTCTGCCGTCCATATTTTTCTGCTACATAGTCGATTACCCTATCCCGACCTTCCATACAGAAGTCGATATCAAAGTCTGGCATTGAAACGCGCTCGGGATTCAAAAAACGCTCAAAAAGCAGTTCATACTCCAAGGGATCAAGGTCGGTAATTCCCAAAGCATAAGCAACCAATGATCCCGCACCAGAGCCCCGTCCCGGGCCAACAGGAACACCATTGTTCTTTGCCCACTGAATGAAATCAGCTACGATCAAAAAATAACCTGGGAAACCCATTTTATTGATTACGTCTAATTCAATCTGTAATCGCTTATCGTACTCTCCTCGAGCAGAGTTTAACGCTTCCTCCGATTTTGTTCGGAACAGTTGATGTAAACGCTCTTCTAAGCCGACTCGGGATAAATGAGATAAATAATCTTCAACAGTAGAGCCTTCAGGGATAGGGAAATTAGGGAGATAGTTATTACCCAAATTAATTTTTAAGCTGCATCGTTTACTAATTTCTACCGTATTTTGTAATGCGCTCGGCAGATCAGAGAATAAAGCCTCCATCTCCTCCGCAGATCGCAGATACTGTTGTGAACTATAACGCGGAACCCGTCTCGGATCAGCCAAACTGTAGCCCTCATGAATGCAGACACGAGCCTCATGAGCATCAAAATCTTCTTTGTCAATAAAATGGACATCATTGGTCGCAACAAGAGGCAACCCCAGCTCATCGGCTAAAGCGATTAGCTTCTCATTATAAATATCTTCATCGGATCGCCCTGTTCGCTGAATCTCAAGATAGAAACGTCCCGAAAACATGGTGCTCCAGTGTAAAGCACGTGCTTTAGCTAAATCATGGTCATTAGCTAATAATGCTTGTCCGATATCACCAAATTTCCCACCAGATAAAGCAATTAATCCAGCAGAAAATTCCTCTATCCAGGAGTAATGTACGCGTGGCTTTCCTTGATATTGCCCCTCTTGATACGCTTTCGATACCAGACAAGTTAAGTTCTGGTACCCTTCTGAATTAATACATAGCAATACTAAAGACGAAACAATTTCAGGATGTTCCGGATCGTGACAAGGTAAATCACAACCAATAATGGGTTTAATACCCGCATCCACTGCATTTTTAAACACCTTAACTGCAGCAAATAAATTACAATAATCAGTCACGGCTACGGCACACATTCCTCTAGCAGGCAATGCCTTCATCAATGGTTTAACACGCACTAGACCATCGACTAGAGAAAATTCAGTGTGTACGCGCAAATGAACAAATCGTTGTTGCATAGGGGTTAAACTCATTAAGCATAATTGGTGAACTTTAACCTAAAACCAGCTCAAAACAAATACCGAACTTCAGGTTCAGCTCTCCCCTCATTCCGAAAACTTGCTTTTTTTGAAAAAGACTCTTTTTCGAGCCCCTGCTGTATAAGCTCTTACTTGGTAAAAAGCCTCAC
This Legionella fallonii LLAP-10 DNA region includes the following protein-coding sequences:
- a CDS encoding decaprenyl-phosphate phosphoribosyltransferase, translating into MFELANNIIKVGCMEKLSHFFLLLRISHWTKAAFVMLGFFYAPATGYFVPALLASLSFCLIASAVYVYNDIQDRTEDSLHPHKCRRPLANDSITVSEAIFMLFLLLITGLVLGWLISKTLAIILTVYLVINLAYNHVLKLIPILDVVCIAAGFMLRVLAGTIGIGLPISIWLTVAATLLSLFIALNKRRLELQLGLKHSTRKVLKKYNPIHLQQLINGTGAACFFTYLLYTIYARDEAFYFMLTLPFAAFALWRFSWLSTQEVDNDDPVNVFLSDRLSRLNLWCFVILTCMAITQ
- the dnaE gene encoding DNA polymerase III subunit alpha — translated: MQQRFVHLRVHTEFSLVDGLVRVKPLMKALPARGMCAVAVTDYCNLFAAVKVFKNAVDAGIKPIIGCDLPCHDPEHPEIVSSLVLLCINSEGYQNLTCLVSKAYQEGQYQGKPRVHYSWIEEFSAGLIALSGGKFGDIGQALLANDHDLAKARALHWSTMFSGRFYLEIQRTGRSDEDIYNEKLIALADELGLPLVATNDVHFIDKEDFDAHEARVCIHEGYSLADPRRVPRYSSQQYLRSAEEMEALFSDLPSALQNTVEISKRCSLKINLGNNYLPNFPIPEGSTVEDYLSHLSRVGLEERLHQLFRTKSEEALNSARGEYDKRLQIELDVINKMGFPGYFLIVADFIQWAKNNGVPVGPGRGSGAGSLVAYALGITDLDPLEYELLFERFLNPERVSMPDFDIDFCMEGRDRVIDYVAEKYGRQSVSQIITFGTMAAKAVVRDVGRVFGHPYGFVDKLAKLIPFEIGITLSKAMEQEPELRRRYDEEDDVRELIDLALKLEGITRNAGKHAGGVVIAPSRLTDFTAIYCEEGSSQIVSQFDKDDVEAAGLVKFDFLGLRTLTIIDWALAIVNKQREKAGLDLVDISQIPTDDSATFDLLKACKTTAVFQLESRGMKELIGRLQPDCFEDIIALVALFRPGPLQSGMVDDFIDRKHGRAAVDYPHPDLEPILKPTYGVILYQEQVMQIAQVLANYTLGAADLLRRAMGKKKPEEMAKQREIFTTGATERGVDEKVATHIFDLMEKFAGYGFNKSHSAAYALVAYQTAWLKAHYPAAFMAAVMSSDMDNTDKVVTFIDECAHMKLDILPPSINHSFYPFTVNDKGTIVYGLGAIKGAGESAIDCIIEERIQNGAYDDLFSFCQRLDLRKVNRRVLEALIKSGAFDDWKEERSVFTASLEKALKVAEKEHQNQSSGQFDLFSLLEDNASEQKYVPCKPWSEAQRLEGEREVLGFYLTGHPADHYRREFSDFIIPLGQLNPSNHKKANICAQVASIRKIITKRGKKLVIIGMDDSTARLDVVVFGEVFEQFTDPLASGDMLVIEGEVAHDDYSGGVKMTASQLYNISSARTKFARCLELRLTHNSQSILTSMQALLKAHPGRCIVQLSYTNESARVHLSLPQQWHVTPSDELISLLSNLLGEEQVVMQYGSFLR